CGTCTCTTCTGCTTCACTGTTCCTCCTATGTTGTTCTAGCACTCTAGGAGATCTCCCCAGTTTAATTTGTCATAGCTCATTTAATTCCTTTCATATTGAAACAATTGCCCCATCAGTGACTTCACGGTGAATGAAAAGATGATTGATGGTCTCTGATTCCCTCCCACATAAAAAGCATCTACAGCATAACTATTAACCCCTCctcttcaaattttcttgtgTCAGCCATGCCTTTCTGACAACCAACTACACGAACAGCTGCCTTATATCATATTTTAACCATCCTTATATGTTTTCAGGACCGTATGTATTCTTCAGTGGCTGTTGTACCCTGAAACTTCTCCGAAACCTTAAAAAGCTCAGCAACCCTGTTAATTCTCCAGTCATTGAGTAGTCTAAGCTTCTGAAGTTTAAGTTCCATCCCTGCTGTCCCTGACCTCGTGGATGGTTGCATCAGGTGTCAGGACTAACTAAATAGGTCAGGATGTTACTCTTTTAATGTTTGTGTACCAACTGATTTGTCACTCCAGAAAGACATTTTCCTTCCACTCCCAAACTTGTAGTTTGTAGTAGCAGCAAAACTTGCCTAGTCTCCTGATTATTTTTCAAACACTAGCACCAAAAGCTGTTGTGACTTTTTGGTTCACCAATGACCCTCCAATCCATACTTTATACTGACGATCCTTCTCCATAAGGCTTGATCTTCATGACAAATCTCATTGTGCATCTCAGGTTCCTTATACCTAGGGCCCCCTGTCTTTTGCTCTGCATGAAAGTACTccatttcatgattttcagTGCTTTATAGTGCTTTAAACATTAAATttaacccccccccccttttttggGCTGCATTGCAGGTAATTCATGTTTCACATTTGGATAGACAAGTTATGCCAATTGGGTGGTTTTGCTGGGGTACTCTTGTGGGAGGAGTAAGTATTGTAAGCGATTTGTGTATGATAGATTCCTTCTTCAAGTTTAGAACTTGGTCATGTTCATTTGTTTCACCTGGTTATTGTACTTCTTTTGTGGGTACTGAACAGTCTTTGAGCTGTAGTTGTCAATATCTATCAAGTGGTTCATATCAAGTGAAGGAGGCTGAGCTCTTGGAGTAAGGATCTTTATCTTTTTCTCATTGTTTCTACGAGATGATAGACTTCTCAGTATCAGAGAGAGATGTAGTAAAACGTTTGCGAAAGACCAATTGAGAAATTGGATCTTTCAGAGGGTGCATCGTGTAGCATACTCTATGTTCCCCACAACTTGTTTAACTGTAACTATTTAATgcttcaaaatattgatcacatTGGAATGCTACCGAGACTGAATGCACGTTGAAATTGATAAATGCATGTTTTTGATGTTAAGTGTGTTGTGGTGGTGGACAACTTTAAAGAATTACTACTTTTATGGTGGATTCTAATCTGGTttatatttcattatttcttGGAAAACTTGTGAAAAGGGTGGATAAATTGAGCCATCTCAATAAGATCTTCACCTGTTGTGGTTGAGTAGAATTGTAGTCATTTggtttcatattttaatttctgGAGTATTTTTTGACACACCATATAATTAATGCAGAAGAAGTAGGTTGTATAAGAAACATAAATCTTACATCGTGTTTTTATTGGCAGTGAAGCTATTGGAGGATCTGACTAGTGGCTGTTGGACAAGGTCAACTCTTTCAGCAATTGATGCCCGCTGTGCTGCATGGCTTCCATTACAGCAGAGATCAAAGTGCATTGTAATCATTGAAGCCACGTGTTTGATGATACAATTGTTGCATGTGTTCCAGGTCGTTGCTGCTGGAATTCTCAACATTGATGGGGTATGAGACCAAACATCTATGTTAAGATATGTGGTAAGAGGGCTTCTGCCATTATATTGGTCTACTATTGGCTTATTTTTGGGAATTTAGCTTGTGTCTGTTGTAATAAGCTTGCTAGAAATTATTATGCTATGTTGGAGATGAGGTTATGGTTTTCTGATACCTAGAGCTTTGAACTTAAGGTGTCATACTCCGTGAGATTATCCTCCTCGTTTTTCCCAGACCATAGATTATGGAATAAATAGTCTTTAGCCTTTTCACAATTGATTGTAGTCGAAAATCATCTCAAGGATATTAAGTCGGTGCGCAACTATTTACTGCTTTATCTTTCTCTGATGTAGAACTCAACTTGGTGACTTAAGTTGAATATAAGATTTTGTTTTCACCATCTATGGCTGTTCACTGCTGTTCTAAGTTCTGTACTCTATGCAACTTAATTCAGATTATACTTTTTTCTGGCTGATGATCAACTGTTGACCGGACATTTACTGGTGTCCTATAGTATTTCAATTGATAGCGCCTCCATttaaactcttttaactttATTCGTCGTCTTTcgaatatttttcaaaagttttgccccttttttttttttttttttggggggggggggggggggtggcGGCATTGGTTGAACATATGTGTGTGAATAACCTAAACTTTGTAGATTTCACTTCTGAGAAAATGAATCTTAAACTGTAATTATCCTGTGGATAGGTTATGttgtgattattttttattgagtgtttggtttgttgtatttaaaataatatgcattgaataaattttaataatagGTTATTTGTTTACAAAATACTCTatactttatttagttttttatgttttctttgcaagcttttgttattcaatatttattcttaaaataaaactttcatcttctttaatttaaatatttttatgtgtgcatTTTCATGATATtcgtatgtatttaaaaataaatcttttctttaacttaaatgtttttatgtgtGCATTTTCATGATGTCCCtgtgtatttaaaaataattttttttaacttaaatatttttatgtgtgcatTTTCATGATgtttatatgtatttaaaaatatattttttttatttaatttaaaaatagaattttcatcttaagtttgttaaagtaaaaaaaagatttatgagaaataaaaatagaaataaacataagaattagttaaataaatttatatataaaaattatattatttaatataattttttaattaaaaaaatatgaaaaattattataaaaataaggaaGGACGGACCCCTAAGGAAAAAGTAATTGatgtttttgttcttttttatcTGTTTGCTGCTGTTTGAATTGTGGTCCGCATGAATTGCACTGTTGCACAGCAAAGATTCTTTAAACATCAATTCCTTGTCTGTCTTTTGGCTGAACAAGTTTAGGTAAATCAGTATTCAAAATTAGGGAcaggaaaaataaaagttggatTCCCATTTGCACTCAACATTTTGGAGCgtcaaataagtaaattatttcCCCTGACTACTGGCACGACTTTTATTATTCATGATTTTCGATTCtaattatttatacattataaataaaagaaaatcagAACTGTGTAAAAGacattcattataaaatgaaagaagtGCAACAGTCGAAAATGAtccaacatttttttttctaggaTGAACTTGGCTCAAAGAGAAGTGAATTTCTATCTAAACTGCCAATGAAACCTACGTTGCATATGGGTGAGACAAAAACTGACATTAACTATGTGCCCACGAGATGATGGACCTATTTACTACTACCCAGCCCCCATAATTCTTACGAGGATGATCTTGACATCCTCAGGATGTCCACACACCCaactaaattttatttatttattcgaaAAAATGATCTTTAATAACCACTTATAAATTATCGAACCAAATTTCACCCTCTCACTAGAACTAGTTATTCGGCTTTTCTCTTTCAATATTATCTTTCCAACCCATAATGAAAATAACCCAACACTGAGGAACAATGTCATTAACTTTTATACTCCTCTCAAATATCTTTTAGGATAAGTTCATACATTGGATTACCTCACCAACAAATGTCCTTATTCGAATGCAAATTTCAATGtagtaaaaatatttgaattttatttgcataataaaaatcaagtctctcttttttgaatttttgaatgtAGCAAGGCGGGTATCTCTGCCTCTCTGTCTCTTTCAATGTTGGCTGCTTCTATTAACAAAAAAAGCTTTGTGAGGTTTATTAGTAACTATtcaaagatttaaaaaaatgtcatgaatttaagatcattttttttaatcaggATGCAAATAACAAACAATAACATATCTAATGTAATCACACAAGTGAGATATGAGGAAGGTGGTGCGTATGTAACTTTACCCCTATTTTGTGAAGGTCGTAAAGAGACAATTTCTGATAGACCCTCGAATTAGAGTCTCGGGTACATTTGATAACATGAGGTGAAATGTCACATTCTTGAGATCTTTTTCTCGAGAAAATTTTCAACACCTTCGACGTTGAAAAACTTGTTTGTAATACTTGAATCAGTATAATTGTTATTGTGTCAGGTACATTTGGTAGCATTATTATGAAACAAGATTTCCAAATTGAAGAGATTACATAGCTTCTTCAACTAGAGATGGACAAGAAAGTTAATAAAACCAAGATTGAATCACACTCATCTACAAAATGTTTAGGTGAATCAACCTAGAGTTCAAAGCCATACCCATATTATTTGTTTACCAAGTATCAAGacaaaccaaaaataaaatgtgCATGTCCTTATAGTACAATTTCCCAACCCCTAAATTAGAAATTGAGCAACAAACTAGTGACACAACAGAAAATGAGAGATGAACAATTGATCATTATATACTTGATATACCCAAATTTACCTACTCTGTTGCATTTAGTCACCAAACATCCCCTCCATTTTTGATGTAAAATACAATATCAGATTAGACATTCCACTTGATTTTTGTTTGCAAATAaaccacaaaaatatatatctgGCCCACTTTTCAGCTcataattttttcttgtttttatttatcaaaaatttGTTTACAAAAGAAGGGTGTGGGTTGCTGTCAAAAAACaggaaaatttaaatttgaaatctcTGAGGCTTAGTTTTTTGGAAGTTACTTGTTGAGTAGCTGCTCTTTTTAGCATCTTTTTCTTGTTGATTCTGCAGGCAgaagatttttgaaaatttatatatCCTCCTTTACTTCCTTCTATTTAAAAAGTGAACAACTTTTTAAGTCCACAGCAAAACTTCATCATCATGAAACTAGAAACTAGTATGGCACAATCACCTATTGGAAATTCAAGAAGGCGAGACGATGTTGATTTTAACCTGAGAGAATGGACTCTTAAGGCCAAAATTAGCAGAGAAAACACAAATTCAAGAAGATTTTCAGCTTCTTATATTAGAAGTTTCAGAGAAGATGCAAAATCTTTTAGATCAAACATTTCCATTTCTAGTACTGTTTCTTCCCCTGGCTACACCTTAAGAGGTAATAAAACTACTTCTCCCATTTTCCCTCCTCATGATTGTTTTATTACTATTTTCTCATAAAGTTTTAATCTTTTTATCACAGATGAAATTGACCCATCAACTTATTCTTTTACCACTGCCCTTAAAGGTAAGGCCTTTAGAATAGGCGAATTCAGAATCTAGAGTTAGTAAGTTCGTATAAATTCACTTCTGAATTCTTCCATTTTTCAACATgactgaatttttttttcttgagtgTAGCATTGCAGGCAAAAACAATATACAGTTGGGAATACATGTCACCTGATGGATTGGCTTTAAATTCCAAGTGGAATGAAGCTGAGAAATATATCTGCAATCCTTTATCAGGGGAAGTTCCTTTGGAATGTTTATCTGCAAAAACATTAAGTGGGAGATCGTTTCGACAATCAACCAGTAAAATCACCATGTCTGCACCTTTGATTTATCCTTCTCAATATCACACTCAACAATTCCATCCAAAACGTCCTCCTATAAAAGTAGTACCTCCGCATGAACTAAAAATCCAAATTCCAAGGAAAGGTACACACACTTGTTCTTTTTCCATTTCCTCGTTAGTACGTTACAATTATACTGATAGTGTAAAAGTCCTTTTTTTACACTGACAACATAGCTCGCGTTATTTTCCAAGTTCCTAATCTCACATTCTCACGACTTGtacatttttattattctagAGAAGGGTAACATTACAAGAGATGTGGAAACACAGAGCAGTACACCAGGTAATGTCTTAAGTTCAAAAAGTCCAAGTCCTGCTCGTACTCCATCCATTGAGGAAAGATCAAAAAAACGCTGTGTAGCTGATGATTCACCTATCATTACTCCTCAAGTCAAATCTGAGGAAAAGGTAATAAATTATCCAACACCCCCTCCTCAAATTAAAATAcactaataatataaaaaaaagttttacaTTAGCTTATTGTAGCAGGGAGACTAGATTATCAAGATTGACTAGGTCGCATGAATTGCTATACTTGAAGTATTAATTCTACTAGGTAACTGGTGGACTTTATATAATATTCCTTTTTTAGTCTGTTTAAAAAACAATGATATATTTCTAcatttattaataatataactttaaaatgcCTATTTCACTTTTTAATGAAATGGTTGATAATCACATAAAatctatgacttattttagattataagtatcataagtctttttaaaatttcgtaTCAAATCAAACTATATCATATAAATTAGGACGGATGAAGTAGTACTAATACTATTGGTTCCTAAAGCATCGTTCAGCATAAAGTACCCCATGCACATGCAGAACTCATTCACTTGCATTTTGTGGGCACTGATTAACTTCTTGGAACAAGTGACACATCCTAGCTTTCACTTGTCCCCACCCTCTTCttttttagtttcatttttACTGGAAATGGTTATACAAGCTCATCTGCTAGTAGGGAAAGAAAGTCACTTTAGGAAGCCAAAAAAGCTATAAATGCTCTTTCCACCTAAAAGATTCTTCAGGAATTGTCGTCTTCTCAACTAATACTTCTCAATATTTCATGCAAGAAAAGTTTCTTTCGAGTACCATATCAACACCCCCTCCTCAAATTGGATTTTActatatataagtatatattCTATTTTTGAGTACCTTATCTcaccttttcttttattttctttctttcctacTAATATTATATTGGGCATTTAGTGTATGTCTACTGGTTGTCATACTTATAGTCGGGTGAATTTAATGGGTAAAATAGGGAGGACGTGAACTCATGTTCTCTTTGTAAATTAACtagatattttatgtatatatttttaaaattgatatgGTTTATCTATTGGCACCCATGCTAAATGGTATATTTAGTTGAATGTTAAGTTATTTATCTAGAGTACTGGGAACCAATTCCCActtaatacatttttttttttttggttgagaTGCACCTATGTTGTAAAAGTCTTAGATGCGCCTTGAAGTGTTTATAGTTAATCAATTTCCCAATGGAAGTGTTTTGTTACATACGTACGTAAGTACATTCATGAGTTGAGAATCACATGCAAATTAATTAAACATAGATGGTGACATTGAATATTGTATTTAATAGGTGGAAATGAAAGAAGCAAGAGGGAAAGAAGACACAAAAAGCAATGAGGATGAGGTGGAAGGTGAgagaaatattaataattaCAAACTAGTAAAACAGGAGCAGAACAGTACTAAATGCAGCAGGCAAGGATGTTTGTCATGGAGGCCAAGTTTGTGTATGAGACAaaagcagcagcagcagcagaaagagaaaaaacatagtaaatcaagggagaggaagaagaagaagaagatcttTCTTTGCCATATAAATGGATGCTAAATggaacaacatatatatatatatatagtagaaagattctttctttctattattatatattatttctctctttctctcttagaAGATACTACAAAATCTAGCTATGAGAGAAATTAAAGTGCAATCAGAACTGAATATATAGGGTCATCGATcgttacttctttctttttctacaCATTCTTTTTTCATGTTTCATTTGCCTTCTAGTTCTAGGTATGTTATATATGTACTGGTGTTCTTTTTCCTTGTAACATATACAttcctccatttcaatttatttatcttacttttatttttaatccgTTTAAAAGAGAACGTCTCTTTCTTTTGTTAAtaactctttaatttcaacttttcactTGACATGTTTAACACCACAAGATAAAAtgacattttaatatatttcatatatttttaatttaaaaccatAAGAGTCAAAAGTACATGACAAACAAATTTAACCCGAGAGAGTTGTTGTGTTCTAAACTcgaaaataaatatgaacagTACTGCGCTTAAATGTAAACCAAAATATTTTGAGCCCATGAACAGTATACTTGAGTATCACGTGCTTCCGttagaaacaaaaaaattgtGCCTACAGAAGAATCTATTCAAACATACTGTTTCAGTTCAAACCATGTATGTCCAAGATTGCACGGTTTCTGATTAATATATGGTGAAACTTTATATTATTGCTcgcaaagttctattttgaaaGAGAGAATACCTTGAATTTTGAATGGGAATGTTGAAAAAGCTGCTTTTTTTAAAGCCAGGAAGGTCAAGCCTATATTTTGCCCTTCTGAAATCACTACTAAATATTAACTATTTTCTCATTGAAAttttttactcaaaaatattcattcgctattttcttatatattttgattaaattGATGAGAAAAAAATACTAGTGTTTTCacacataaaaattaaaaaggttcctaatatttcaataataatttatttttcatctaaTTCGATGGAAAATGGatagaaaaatcatattttgtaACAAAAAATTTCATTGATTTATGATTAAAAAAACCTTTATTAATCCTGTTTTGAGAGATTTTGTTTTGTAGCCCTCTGAAGatttctttttagttttaaCTTGTGACGTATCTTGAAATGTCATTTCCTTTAGTTTTTTGGAGCATTAATCCCGGTTTAGTGAAGTAGATTTAGTGGGACCTAGCCAAAGGCCAATTAGTGGATATGGGAGTGTTTCAATACAGTTGGCAAAGTTTTAGTGGGACAATTGAGATAAGGTACAATTTCATTCGGATCTTTCTAATTCTTTAATTTGTAATAGTTGTTATCTTTAATGTAGAGCCAGTTTTATCTTGTAAATAATCCCAGCATTCAATGGAACTGAGAACGCTGGTACGTACAACTCTTCTATTATTAAGGTGTCCTGTTTTATTATACACATTCATGATCCTTTATTTGAATTTCCTCAGATGTCCGTCCACAAATGAATTTGTTAAATACTAAGGTATGCCAAACAAACATAGAATGATATTTCTTAAGCTAAAAAACCTCTGAAAGAATTATTACCCTTATTGATCCTGACACAAGTCTTATTCTTGTTGCACAAGTATATCAGCTTGTCTAAAATGTGTTAAGTTGTACGAGAGAGGTGACGTTTCAGTATATTGCTGAATAAAGCACAATGATCTCCACAGTATTACTAGGAGGAGTCCATAGCAGGGGAAGCATTCCACAAAAAGTTGTCCCTATATTATATAGGGAGAATAACAGATTGTTTCCCCTTGTAGACCAGTTTTCGCCTACTTCTCAAAGAAGAATATTTTGGACAGTGAAATCTTCATTGAGTAGTCAGGAGAAGCAACTGAGAGCCTTGGATTCTTACTTCCAAAAGCTTCATGATAGCACGGGAGAAGAAAAGGTAACACGAAAATATCATCTACTTAAGGCAGAGAAGGCACTACCATCTTTGGAATATTTTCAGGGAAAAGGTAAGAATGCAACAACTGCTAGTTGATGGACTAACTTTATATCAATTACTTTGTTGTGATCTTGTAACCTTCAAGTTGATAGTATTTTATACTTAATTCTGGTGCAGAGCCAAAATTCCATACCTTCTCACCTTCGGATGAGAATACAATTGAAGAAGCTTCATATTTTTCAATGAAAATCATCAACAGAGGTGGCAGGGCTAAGAAACTAGAACAGTACATGAAGTTAAAAGCTAAGGATATTGAGAGTTCGAACGAAGAATCATCTAGTTTTTACTTTATGTAAGACATCAACCTGATCCCTTTGAAATTTTGCAACTGCTACTTCAGTAATGCACATTTCTAATGCTTTTTGCCTATGTTGATGCAGAGGCATACTGGCTTCTATTAACATTGCAGTATTCCTCTTCGAGACAGCTAGTCCAGTCAGGAACTCGGAAATAGGGATGTTGTCACTACCAATGGTATATGGCGCAAAGATTAATCATTTGATCCTACTTGGTGAATGGTGGAGGCTTCTAACACCGATGTTTCTGGTACAAGATTGAAAATTGGTTCGTCCTTACGTAATTAATTGCCCTAGAATTGTTGTAGCACAATAAGATTATAGCATTAAGTTTTTTTATGGTTGATAGATGTAATGGTACCACTGTACCAGCAACAACACAGAAAATTGACGTTTGTTCTCTTTGGACTAGTGTTATTCAAAATATACAGAAGTAAAACTACATATGTAGCAACTATTATAAGGGAAAAAAAGCTTAATTTGTTGTTACGAACAGAACATAGGTTAGTTAGTAAGAGTTTAACTGACGGTACAGACGTTTTTTTACAATATCAGGTCTAATTACAAATAACTACTGATATGACAAGTAATACTCGATAGCTCGTTAAATTACTCTGATAATGTACATGTAGGTGGATATAAGCTAAATCCAATTAATTTGATTGTTGATCTTTCTATGTTGCAGCACTCAGGAGTCCTTCACATAGCCCTTGGTTGTTGGGTGCTTCTAAGTTTTGGGcctcaagtatgtaaagcatacgGTTCATTTCCATTTTTCCTGATATATCTTCTAGGAGGAATTTCTGATAACCTCATCAGCTTTCTTCACACACCGGAGCCAACTGTTGGAGGAACTGTAAGTTCCATTGCCATTATATTAGAAATTTTCCACAAGTTCAGCCTATTTGGCTTTAAATGATCTTGTCATCTTCAGAAATTTGGAGTTGAAGCATCTTGATATCTTAGTAAATTATAAGGTCTGTAAGTTTATCaacttggaaaatgaaaatCTAATTCAAGAATTGGAGTTCTCTATGGTGCCCCAAAGGAATCTTTGTATAATGAAAACTGGTTTCATCTAAAAACTGTGAAAATTGTATGTTCTTGTGGCAGCTATCCATGTACCTACACGAACGATTATGGGAAACAAGTCTGATCTGTTTTATCACAacacttttaaaatttgaatttgtacACATCTTAGCTAGTTGAAAATTCTTGTCTCTTCATTTGTCATACTTCAACTTTTATGATCCATTTGACCAACTCTGTCACATTCTCAGGGACCTGGTTTTGCTCTAATAGGAGCTTGGCTTATATATCAAGTCCAGAACAAAGACATGCTAGGAAAAGAAGCTCCTAAAAGCATGATCGAAAAGGCAATAATAGCAACTGCTTTCAGCTTTGTGCTAAGCAACTTTGGGCCTATAGATAACTGGTTAGTACTTTAAAGGGAGAAGAAAAACTTTTCTATAATAACTTAACCAAGAAATTGACAATGTTTGTGATGTATGCAGGGCACACTTTGGAGCAACATTGATGGGAATAACATATGGTTATCTTATATGTCCAACTCCTCAAGTGGAAAATATTGCATCTTCAGAAAGTTATCAAAAAGAAGGAATCACACTGGTTAAACAAAATTCAGATCTTTGTAAATCCCTTATTTACTTCTCTGTCTTTATTCTGCTGTTTGCTTCTTTGCTTTTGGTAATAGAACCTCCTCTCAACTCTATAGCTGGAGCTGGAGCTGGAGCTGGAGACAAgttctaactcatatataagCTGAAGCTGGATGCTTAAAACCCCATATACTTTGTAAATAGGCGTGTTGTGTTATATACAGATTTTCAATAAATGAGCTTTACAAAATTTTCTTACTGTTCATCTCTG
The sequence above is a segment of the Solanum dulcamara chromosome 11, daSolDulc1.2, whole genome shotgun sequence genome. Coding sequences within it:
- the LOC129874280 gene encoding RHOMBOID-like protein 9, chloroplastic yields the protein MISTVLLGGVHSRGSIPQKVVPILYRENNRLFPLVDQFSPTSQRRIFWTVKSSLSSQEKQLRALDSYFQKLHDSTGEEKVTRKYHLLKAEKALPSLEYFQGKEPKFHTFSPSDENTIEEASYFSMKIINRGGRAKKLEQYMKLKAKDIESSNEESSSFYFIGILASINIAVFLFETASPVRNSEIGMLSLPMVYGAKINHLILLGEWWRLLTPMFLHSGVLHIALGCWVLLSFGPQVCKAYGSFPFFLIYLLGGISDNLISFLHTPEPTVGGTGPGFALIGAWLIYQVQNKDMLGKEAPKSMIEKAIIATAFSFVLSNFGPIDNWAHFGATLMGITYGYLICPTPQVENIASSESYQKEGITLVKQNSDLCKSLIYFSVFILLFASLLLVIEPPLNSIAGAGAGAGDKF
- the LOC129872721 gene encoding uncharacterized protein LOC129872721; protein product: MAQSPIGNSRRRDDVDFNLREWTLKAKISRENTNSRRFSASYIRSFREDAKSFRSNISISSTVSSPGYTLRDEIDPSTYSFTTALKALQAKTIYSWEYMSPDGLALNSKWNEAEKYICNPLSGEVPLECLSAKTLSGRSFRQSTSKITMSAPLIYPSQYHTQQFHPKRPPIKVVPPHELKIQIPRKEKGNITRDVETQSSTPGNVLSSKSPSPARTPSIEERSKKRCVADDSPIITPQVKSEEKGD